Proteins from a genomic interval of uncultured Desulfuromusa sp.:
- a CDS encoding antibiotic biosynthesis monooxygenase, with the protein MALIANTPEPPYYAVIFSSHLTEDNNGYSQMADRMIELASKQPGFLGVESARENIGITVSYWSTLESIKQWKANIEHQEAQRLGHKKWYSSFKTRISKVERDYGI; encoded by the coding sequence ATGGCCCTCATTGCCAATACACCGGAGCCGCCTTATTACGCTGTGATTTTCAGCTCTCATCTTACAGAAGATAATAACGGTTATAGCCAAATGGCAGATCGAATGATCGAGCTGGCTTCAAAGCAGCCCGGTTTTTTAGGCGTAGAATCAGCTCGAGAGAATATTGGAATTACCGTTTCATATTGGTCTACCCTTGAATCCATCAAGCAGTGGAAAGCAAATATCGAGCACCAAGAAGCCCAAAGGCTTGGCCATAAAAAGTGGTATTCATCATTCAAAACTCGTATATCGAAAGTAGAACGTGACTACGGTATTTAA